The DNA window TATAAACAACAAACCACACCAATAAAATGTCGATGATGTTTGCTAGAAGTCTAAATGATGTTTGGTCGGTTAAATTTTCAAAAAAAGGCATCTGCAACCCTCGCTTTTCTACATCTGCATATGCATTTATTATAGCATAAGTGAATTGGGCTTGCCTTCATAGAAAAAACCCATCCTTTAGGAGAGGAAGGGTTTAATCTTCATTTTTGTCAAAAATAGTAGCTGCGTCTTTAAAGCCGTTTTTAATGGTATACCATAGCCATTCAAACGCTTGGTCGATTTCCTCAATTTCACCGGTAATGACTCCACTCGATGCCATGTACTCGCCATTCACAATGGTCACGTTTCCTTCAAGTTCGCCTTCTACACGTAGATCTCCATTACGTATGGTCATATCACCCACAACTGTTTGTCCTTCTGGAACAACGACAGTCTGTCCTTCTATAACAAGATTCGGTTGATTGGTAAAAGAAAATTGTTGTTCGTTGTTAAAGTTCGTAAACAACGCTGTGCTCATCAATACGCAAAACAAAGCCGCTGCTGCGAGCATTGGGTGTTTTCTTAACCAACGCTGAACCCCAGCCCGCTGCTTTTCTTTCGGCAAGCGCTCCATTGTTGTTTGGACAAAATTGGGTGGCGCTTGTATATGGGAAATACTTTGGATAAATGCAACGGTTTTACTTAATGCCTGGTATTGTTCTCGGCAATCCTCACAGCTCTCCAAGTATTCTTTTAATTGTTGTTCCTCGCTCGGGCTTGTATCGCCGTCGAGGTGATCGTTCATTAATTGGATAATGTTTTCCGGACACGCATTCATCGTGATCGCCTCCTACAAATTGCTCAATTGCTTGCGAAGAGCTTCTCGGCCTCTGTGTATACGCGTCTTCACCGTTCCCAACGGCAAATCTAAAATTTCACTGATTTCCGCTAGCGGCAATTCTTCAATATACTTTAATACAATAGCGGCACGATACTTGTCTGGCAAGCGACTAATTTCATACTGCACCCGCTCCTGAACTTCCATCCGCATTAACTCTTCTTCTGGAAGCTCATCGTCATTGGCAATTTTTGAATACATATTCAAGCCTTCCGCTCCGCGCACTTCCGCATCTAAGTGGTAATCCGGTTTTTTCTTCCGAATCCGGTCGATGCACAAATTGGTAGCGATGCGGTACAACCAGGTGGAAAATTTGCGGTTCTGGTCAAACGTGCGGATATTTGCATAAGCACGCATAAAAGCTTCCTGAGCAATATCTTCTGCTTCTTGCTTGTTGCCAAGCATGCGGTAACAGATATGATACAGCTGGTGCTGGTAAAGCTCCACGATTTCGGCGAATGCGTTCTGATCGCCTTTTATTACTTTCGCTATTCGTTTATTGACTAACGCATCCATGATCTCATTTCCCTCCGCCTATGCGGCTGTACTTTGTATACGTATCTCGATTGAAAAAGTTTCATTTATTTTTCTTATTCTATCGTAGCAGACAGTACCCAAATAAATCCAACTATTTTTTACAAGTTTTTTCATTTAAGGAAGTTTACTAACTGATGAAACAAAAAACAGGCTTTCGCCTATTCAGAATGCAGAAAAATTCGAATTAAAATAAATAACGATTCACAACCCAATCAGTCTAGCCACTTTGCTTTTTGCGGGCTCAACTTCAGCTTCCGTTGTTCCGGCGAAGGGCAAAGAGATGCTCCTGTATCGTGCACTAGCTTCATCCGCGGAAAGTGTCGCATGAAGCGCAGAATCCTGTATACACAAGATGAAGCGACCGGAGCGATGTATTCAATAAAAAAACTGTAGACAATTCGAATAAATCGAGTTTGTCTACAGTCTGAACAGGCTTTCGCTTGTTTTTGCTTATAATAATTTTTCGCCGAATAATGAACCAATCAACGCAACCGCAACATCCGCTGTTTTGTTTTTCTCGTCAAGAATCGGATTCACTTCTACAAATTCTGCAGAAGTAATAATGTCTGCATCATATAACATTTCCATTGCTAAATGACTTTCACGGTAGCTAATGCCGCCTGGAACTGGAGTACCAACACCTGGTGTGTACATTGGGTCGATGCCATCAAGATCGAGTGACAAATGAACTGCATCTGTTTTGCGCTCTTCTTTTAAATACTGAATCGACTCTTCGATGACGGCATGCATGCCCATTTTATCAATTTCGTGCATGCTGTAAACGCGGATGCCGTGTTCTTTGATCAGTTCGCGCTCACCTGGGTCAACTGAACGAGCCCCGATAATGACAATGTTTTCAGGTTTTACTTTTGGTGAATAGCCGCGAATATTCGTCAATTTCTCGTGGCCGTGTCCAAAGCTTGCTGCAAGTGGCATGCCGTGGATATTGCCTGATGGTGACGTGTCGCTTGTGTTCATGTCAGCGTGTGCATCGTACCAGATAACGCCTAAGTTTTCATGACGCTCAGAAATCCCAGCGAGTGTACCGATTGCAATACTGTGATCGCCGCCTAATACGAGCGGGAAGTTCCCAGCTTGTGCTACTTCAAATACTTTATCGCCAAGCGTTTCTGTCGCTTCTGTGATTGCTTTTAAGTTACGTAAGTTTGTGGATGTATCGACGCTTCCGTCTGCTTGACCAATTTGGATGTCCCCTTCATCCGTAACCGTATGGCCCAACTCTTCAATGCGGTCTACTACGCCCGCATAGCGGATCGCGCTTGGTCCCATATCGACACCGCGACGATTTTGTCCGTGGTCCATTGGAACTCCGATAATAGAAATAGTTAATTTATTCATTATTCTATACCCCCTTAGCAAGATAGACTTATTGTAACCGCTAAGGTCTCTTTGGCTCAACTAGACAAAATCACGCATATTTATTCGCTTTTTTCGTCAGCTCTTTTTTTATTGTTGGCCAGTCTTTGTCAATTAGTGAATACACCACTGCATCTCTCGGCTTGCCGGTTGAGCGAATGCGTTCATTGCGAAGCACGCCTTCTTTCACTGCGCCAATGCGTTCAATCGCCTTCTGTGAACGGATATTATCGGCATCTGTTTTGAATTGGACCCGAATCATGCCACGTTCTTCAAAGCAATAACTAAGTAAAGCAAGCTTAACTGCTGTGTTGACATGCGTTCGCTGCGCGGATTGCGCATAGAATGTCGCACCGATTTCACAGCTTTTATTCGCTTCGTCAATTGCATATATGCGCGTTGTGCCGATGATTTCTGCTGTTTGTGGATTTTCCACCACAAAAATAAGGACATTGGACTGATTAAGCCCAGCTTCTAGCCACGCTACCAAGTCTTCAAAAACCGCTACTTGGCTGAGCATGTGTTCGAAAATTTCCGGTGTGTATAGCGTCCATAAGGCTTCAAAATCATCTCTTTTCAATAAGCGTAACCGAATGCCACCTGACTCAATAATCATTGCCCTCTCCCCTTTTCACGTAAAGTATACCGATTGAATACGTCGCATAAAATCCTCTTCGAGTATCCCCATATGTTTTGTTAAAAAGTAAGTGGACACGACGGGCAATGGAAACAACTCAAAATGCGCTTCCATTAAACGTCCTTCCACCAATTCCCGGCGAACCATTGATTTTGGTAAAAAGGATGCCCCGAGACCCTCTTGTATAAAGCGCTTGGCGATATGAGCTTGCGTCACTTTCATCGTTCGAATTCCCGGCACGTGCAAACGCAACTTTCCTAATAGCTCTTCCCAAAAAACAGGGTGATGATGTGTAAACAGTACGGAATTCCGCAAAGTATCTTCCACTGAAACTTGCGGCCCAGTCTCGTCATCATAAGCATCTCTCGGCAAAACGAACAGGATTGGATCGTTGTAAACAACAACTTGCGCAATGCTTCGACCCGTAGGCGGTAAAGCAGAAATTCCAGCCGATACTTGCTCCGATTCGACTAAAGCTTCGATTTTTTCCGATTCTTCCACACGAATTACCAACTCTACTTCCGTATGCTCACGAATAAATGATTTCAGCACATAAGGCAAAATTGTTTCCGCCATCAACGGGGAAATAGCAAGCGTCCATATCTTCCGGTACCCTTGAGCAAAGGAATGCAATTCTTCAACACTGTCATCTAATTGTTCTAATACTTTTTCGGCTTTGTCTCTAAAATACCTGCCTTCTTCTGTTAACGACACCCGGTTGTGGCTGCGCTTGAATAACAGAAGACCCAAATTTTCTTCTAGTAACCGAATGTGAACAGTCACGCTGGGTTGCGACATCATCAGCCGTTCTGAACTTATTCTAAAATTTAAGGTTTCTGCAGCGTCCACAAAGGTTCTCAACCACTGGACTTCCATAACATCCCTCGTCTCGATTACTTTTCTTAATTGCCTCAATTATATATCTTTAATTTTTATTATCAAATAGAGAGCGTAAACTAAAAGAAAAGGAGGAGTTTATGATGTTTCAGCCTGGATTAAAAGGTGTTGTCGCTGTTCAAACAGCGATTGCTTCTGTGGATGGAGATATAGGGGAATTACGCTACCGTGGACAATTGGTAGAGACCGTCATACGCGGCAGGTCATTTGAAGAAACTGCCTATTTTTTATGGTATGGGCAATGGCCTGACGATGTTCAAGTGGAAAACCTCCAACACCAATTGCTGAGTTATCGAAAATTGCCGGCACATATTGTTGAAATGGCTCAGTTGCTGCCAAAAGAAACTTCGCTAATGGATGCTTCACGGACATTGGTATCGGCTTACACACATAGTGAATTTCAAACCTTGCCTTCTGCAGAACAAGCAGTTGCGCTAACTGCCGCACTACCGGTAATGACTGCGCTCTTTTATCGCCTTCAAAACGGGCAGCAAGCCCTTAGCCCAAGAGACGATCTTGGTCATACAGCCAATTACTTATGGATGATCACCGGACAGCCACCCACAAATGGGCAAACGCAAGCGCTCGAAACTTATTTAAAATTAACAATGGAACATGGCATGAACGCTTCGACATTCGCAGCACGCGTTACCATTTCCACTGAATCCGACCTCGTATCTGCAGTTGTCTCAGCTCTTGGTACCATGAAAGGACCGCTTCACGGAGGGGCTCCATCAGGGGTCATTGATTTACTGGATACCATTCAAACAAAAGATCGAATCAACGCCGTTATTGCAGACAAGCTAGACCGAGGTGAAAAAATCATGGGTTTTGGTCACCGTGTTTACCGAACAGAAGATCCGCGGTCAATCGTCCTCCGAAAAAAATGCTTGGAACTCCAAGGAGAAGATTCGTGGCTTGATTTAGCAATTGCTGCTGAAAGTCATATCATTAAAGGGTTGAATGCCCGTAAACCAGGACGGGCACTCTATACCAACGTCGAATTTTATGCGGCGGCAATTATGCGATCCATTGCGATGCCGACACAATTATTTACGCCAACGTTTAGCGTCGCGCGAATTATCGGCTGGACGGCACACGCACTCGAGCAGCAAGACCATAACGTGATTTTCCGTCCTCAATCCGAATACATCGGAACCTAAAAAAAACCCGTATCCAAGTTAATGGATACGGGGTTTTTACACATGGATAGTACAAATACACATGGAACAATGGAGCCTAGGGGGCTCGAACCCCTGACCTCGTCACTGCCAGCGACGCGCTCTCCCAGCTGAGCTAAGGCCCCGCGCTGAACAGGCGCAAGGATGTTACAAGAATGAGCCATGAAGGATTCGAACCTTCGACCCTCTGATTAAAAGTCAGATGCTCTACCAGCTGAGCTAATGGCTCATAGTAAAAATGGCTGGGGTACCTGGATTCGAA is part of the Planococcus kocurii genome and encodes:
- a CDS encoding zf-HC2 domain-containing protein — its product is MNACPENIIQLMNDHLDGDTSPSEEQQLKEYLESCEDCREQYQALSKTVAFIQSISHIQAPPNFVQTTMERLPKEKQRAGVQRWLRKHPMLAAAALFCVLMSTALFTNFNNEQQFSFTNQPNLVIEGQTVVVPEGQTVVGDMTIRNGDLRVEGELEGNVTIVNGEYMASSGVITGEIEEIDQAFEWLWYTIKNGFKDAATIFDKNED
- the sigW gene encoding RNA polymerase sigma factor SigW, with the translated sequence MDALVNKRIAKVIKGDQNAFAEIVELYQHQLYHICYRMLGNKQEAEDIAQEAFMRAYANIRTFDQNRKFSTWLYRIATNLCIDRIRKKKPDYHLDAEVRGAEGLNMYSKIANDDELPEEELMRMEVQERVQYEISRLPDKYRAAIVLKYIEELPLAEISEILDLPLGTVKTRIHRGREALRKQLSNL
- the rocF gene encoding arginase — its product is MNKLTISIIGVPMDHGQNRRGVDMGPSAIRYAGVVDRIEELGHTVTDEGDIQIGQADGSVDTSTNLRNLKAITEATETLGDKVFEVAQAGNFPLVLGGDHSIAIGTLAGISERHENLGVIWYDAHADMNTSDTSPSGNIHGMPLAASFGHGHEKLTNIRGYSPKVKPENIVIIGARSVDPGERELIKEHGIRVYSMHEIDKMGMHAVIEESIQYLKEERKTDAVHLSLDLDGIDPMYTPGVGTPVPGGISYRESHLAMEMLYDADIITSAEFVEVNPILDEKNKTADVAVALIGSLFGEKLL
- a CDS encoding GNAT family N-acetyltransferase, which translates into the protein MIIESGGIRLRLLKRDDFEALWTLYTPEIFEHMLSQVAVFEDLVAWLEAGLNQSNVLIFVVENPQTAEIIGTTRIYAIDEANKSCEIGATFYAQSAQRTHVNTAVKLALLSYCFEERGMIRVQFKTDADNIRSQKAIERIGAVKEGVLRNERIRSTGKPRDAVVYSLIDKDWPTIKKELTKKANKYA
- a CDS encoding LysR family transcriptional regulator; translated protein: MEVQWLRTFVDAAETLNFRISSERLMMSQPSVTVHIRLLEENLGLLLFKRSHNRVSLTEEGRYFRDKAEKVLEQLDDSVEELHSFAQGYRKIWTLAISPLMAETILPYVLKSFIREHTEVELVIRVEESEKIEALVESEQVSAGISALPPTGRSIAQVVVYNDPILFVLPRDAYDDETGPQVSVEDTLRNSVLFTHHHPVFWEELLGKLRLHVPGIRTMKVTQAHIAKRFIQEGLGASFLPKSMVRRELVEGRLMEAHFELFPLPVVSTYFLTKHMGILEEDFMRRIQSVYFT
- a CDS encoding citrate synthase/methylcitrate synthase, with product MFQPGLKGVVAVQTAIASVDGDIGELRYRGQLVETVIRGRSFEETAYFLWYGQWPDDVQVENLQHQLLSYRKLPAHIVEMAQLLPKETSLMDASRTLVSAYTHSEFQTLPSAEQAVALTAALPVMTALFYRLQNGQQALSPRDDLGHTANYLWMITGQPPTNGQTQALETYLKLTMEHGMNASTFAARVTISTESDLVSAVVSALGTMKGPLHGGAPSGVIDLLDTIQTKDRINAVIADKLDRGEKIMGFGHRVYRTEDPRSIVLRKKCLELQGEDSWLDLAIAAESHIIKGLNARKPGRALYTNVEFYAAAIMRSIAMPTQLFTPTFSVARIIGWTAHALEQQDHNVIFRPQSEYIGT